From the genome of candidate division TA06 bacterium:
GCCAGGCTTTGGAGGACGAACTGAAGGTGGGAGACGGCGAAACCACCGAGGACGGAAAATTCACCCTGGAGACGGTGGCCTGCCTGGGCTGCTGCAGCCTGGCCCCGGTGATGATGATAGACAGCGAGACCTACGGCCGGCTGACCCCGGACAGCGCCCGCAAGGCGGCCAAGGATTTTTAGCGAACGTTGATTTACCCGGGGACTATTTAATCCGCAGATTAACGCAGATGATGCTTAAATATTAAGTAAATAATCTGTGAAAATCTGCGAAATCTGTGGATAGGTAAGCATTGGTCAATAAACTCCACCAAAAGGAGTAAAATCATGACCGGGTTGAAAAGAACATTATGGGGAGGATTATCCCTGCTGTCTATGGGCAGTCTGCTGTGGGCGCAGCCCCAGGCTGGCCCAAAGGCGCTTTTCCCAGTCAACCAGCAGGGCAAGTTCGGATATATCGACCAGCAAGGCCGGGTTGTAATTGAGCCCAATTACGACTGGGCCTTTGATCTTTCAGAGGGCCTGGCCCTGGTCAACATCAGCGGAACCAAGAACGAATACGGGTTCGTGGTGGGGGGCAAGTGGGGATACCTCAGCCCCGATGGCGAGATGGCCGTCACCCCGCAGTACGACGACGCCAAGAATTTTTCCGAAGGGTTGGCCCTGGTGAACGTCGGCGGCAAGACCATCGAAACCGGGATGATCTCCGGGGGCAAGCGGGGATTCATAGACAAGACCGGAAAAACAGTGATCGAGCCGGTTTACGAGGACGCCCGCAGTTTTTCCGAAGGGCTGGCCCTGGTGCGGCAGAACGACAAGTACGGTTTCATAGACCAGAGCGGCAAAGTGATCGTGCCGTTCCAGTACCAGGACGCCATGAGCTTTTCCGGCGGCCGGGCTTTGGTGAAGCTGGGAGACCGCTGGGGATTCATCAATAAGAACGGCGAGGCCGTGATCCCGCCGGTCTACCACGGGGCCCGCAGTTTCGTCAACGGGTTCGCCATCGTCCAGACCGAGGGCAAGTTCGGGTTCATAGACTCACTAGGCCGGGTGGTGGTGGCCCAGCATTACGATGATGCAGGCAACTTTTACCAGGGGCTGGCGGCGGTCAAGCTCAACGGCCGCTGGGGCTATGTGGACACCGCCGGACAGAGGATAATTACCCCCAAGTACGCCGCGGCCTCGGGTTTCTGCGAAGGCCTGGCCTGCATCCGCATCGGCGGCAAGCGGGGATACATCAACCGGGCCGGCCGGATGGCCATCGCCCCGCGCTTCGACGGCGCCATGGACTTCTCCGAAGGGCTGGCCCTGGTGAACCTGGGCGGCAGAATGAACGAGAATGGCATCATCCAGGGCGGCAAATGGGGGTACATCAACAAGGCCGGGCAGACGGTGATCAAGCCCCGGTTCGACTACGCCTGGGACTTCAAGCACGGCCTGGCCATGGTCAACATGGGCGGAAAGATGAACTCCTACGGCAACACCGAGGGCGGCACCTGGGGCTACATCGACCGGACCGGGAAGTATGTCTGGAAGTCAGGGGAATAAAGAGAATTTCCTTTACCACGGAAATACTGAAAATTATAAATTTCAACTTTGCGCAACCCCATATTTAAAATGTTCCGGAATATTCCGTGGTTTCCCGATTCCGTGTTTCCGTGGTAGGTAATGTACATATACCTGAAGTCTTCAATCAAATCAATATATAACGGAGGGAAAGCCTCTTGAGAACTGCTGCTGAAACCAAGAAAAGATCCTTAAAAAGCCCCGACTACCGGGTGGTGGTGGGGCTGGGCAGCTGCGGGATCGCGGCTGGCGGCCACAAGGTGATGGCGGCCCTTAAGGACGAGATCAAAAAAAGAAAGCTTAACGTGGCCCTGGCCGAGACCGGCTGCGTGGGGATGTGCTACCGCGAGGTGCTGCTGGACGTCTACGACAAGGGCGGCAATCTTTTTACCTACGGCAACATGACGCCGGAACGCCTGCCCCGGTTTGTTGACGAGCATCTGGCAAAGCATCAGCCGGTGACGGACTGGCTGGTGCGGGCCCACAATCAATCGCTTCCCGACGACAGCTTCTACGCCAAACAGAAGAGGATAGTGCTCCGCAACTGCGGGGTGTTCAACCCCGAGAGCATCCAGGATTACATGGATCACCAGGGTTACCAGGCGCTGGAGAAGGCGCTCAAGACCATGACCCCGGAGCAGGTGATCAAGGAAGTGCTGGATTCGGGCTTAAGGGGCCGGGGCGGGGCCGGCTTTCCCACAGGCCGCAAGTGGCAGTTCGCCCGGGACAGCAAGAACGACAAGAAATACATCATCTGCAACGGGGACGAGGGCGACCCCGGGGCCTTCATGGACCGCTCGGTGCTGGAGGGCGACCCCCACAACGTGATGGAGGGGATGCTGATCGCGGCCTATGCCATCGGGGCCCAGGAAGGTTACCTCTACGTCCGGGCCGAATACCCGCTGGCGGTGCAGCGGCTGAAGCTGGCCATCACCGAGGCCAAGAAGAAGGGCCTGTTGGGCAAGAACATCATGGGTACCGGATTCAATTTTGAAATGAAGATCAAGGAAGGGGCCGGGGCCTTCGTCTGCGGCGAGGAGACGGCCCTGATGGCCTCGATAGAAGGAAAGCGGGGAATGCCCAAGCTGCGGCCGCCGTTCCCGGCGGTCTCCGGCCTGTGGGGAAAGCCCACCAACATCAACAACGTGGAAACATACGCCAACGTGCCCTGGATCATATTGAACGGCGGGGCGGCCTTCGCGGCCCTGGGAACGGAGAAGAGCAAGGGCTCAAAAGTTTTCGCCCTGGCCGGTCAGATCGTGCGGGGCGGCCTGGTGGAGGTCCCCATGGGCATCACGGTCCGGGAGATCATCTACGAGGTGGGCGGCGGCATCAAGGGGGGGCGTCAGTTCAAGGCGGTGCAGATGGGCGGGCCTTCGGGCGGCTGCATCCCGGCGGCCCTGGCCGACACCGTGATCGACTACGACTCGGTGACCCAGACCGGGGCCATCATGGGCTCGGGCGGCATGGTGGTGATGGACGACACCACCTGCATGGTGGACATCGCCCGGTTCTTTTTGGACTTCACCCAGAAGGAATCCTGCGGCAAGTGCACCTTCTGCCGGGTGGGCACCAAGCGGATGCTGGAGATACTGGACCGGATCACCAAGGGGAAAGGCGTGGAGGGCGACATAGAGCTTCTTTTAGAGCTGGCCGACAAGATCAAGGTCTCCTCCCTGTGCGGGCTGGGGCAGACCGCCCCCAACCCGGTGCTGACCACCATCAAGTATTTCCGGGATGAGTACGAGGCCCACATCAAGCAGAAAAAATGCCCGGCCCACAGCTGCAAGGAACTGCTGACCTACGAGATCATCGCCGAGAAATGCGTGGGCTGTACCGCCTGCGCCCGGGTCTGCCCGTCATCCTGTATTGCGGGCGCGGTCAAGAAGCCCCACACCATAGACCAGGCCAAGTGCGTCAAGTGCGGCAGCTGCGTGGCCAAGTGCAAGTTCGACGCCATCAGGGTCAGCTGACCTCACCCCTGCCCCTCTCCTAAAGCATTAGGAGAGGGAGGCCCGGTAAACGGATAATAGCTCAATCACAAGAATATAACAAGGAAGCATAAAGATGTCCGAGATAAAGATACAGCTCAACGGCAAAGAAGTCATCTGCGATTCCAGCCAGACCATCCTGCAAGTAGCCGAAAAGCAGGGCCTGGACATTCCCAACATGTGCCACGATCAGAAGCTGGAGCCGTTCGGCTCCTGCTGGGTCTGCCTGGTGGAGGTGAAAGGGGCCCGGGGCTTCGTGCCCTCCTGCGCCACCAAGGTCTACGACGGGATGGTGGTGGACATAGACAACCAGAAGATCCGGGCCGCCCGCCAGCTGGCCCTGGAGCTGCTGCTCTCCAACCACTCCGGCGACTGCATCGCCCCCTGCCAGGCCACCTGCCCGGCCGGCTGCGACGTCCAGGGATACACCGCGCTGATCGCCAACGGGATGGAGGCCGAGGCCATCAAGCTGATCAAGGACACCCTGCCGCTTCCCGCCAGCTTGGGCCGGGTCTGCCCCCACCCCTGCGAGACCGAGTGCCGCCGCAACCTGGTGGAGGAGCCGGTGTCCATCTGCTACCTTAAGCGCCGGGCCGCCGATTTTGACCTCAACTCCGGAAAGCCGTATCTTCCCAAGATCGCCCCCGAGACCGGCAAGAAAGTGGCGGTAGTAGGGGCCGGGCCGGCCGGATTGAGCGCGGCCTACTACCTGAGGCAAAAAGGCCACCAGGTCACCATCTTCGAGGCCCTGCCCAAACCGGGCGGCTGGCTGCGCTATGGAATTCCCCAGTACCGTCTGCCCAAGGAGGTTTTGGACCAGGAGATCAAGACCATCACCGACCTGGGGATAGAGATAAAATGCGAGCAGACCCTGAACCAGGATTTCACCATTGATTCCTTAAGAAAATCATACGACGCTGTATTCCTGGGCTTCGGGGCCCACGCCTCCACCAAGATGGGGGTGGAGGGCGAGCAGTCGGACGGGGTCTGGGACGGGATCGGCTTCCTTAAGAAACTGGCCATGGGCCAGGAGATCAAGATCGGCAGGACCGTGGCGGTGATCGGCGGCGGCAACACCGCAATCGACGCGGCCCGGACCTCGCTGCGGCTGGGGGCCGAGGAGGTAAGCATAGTCTACCGCCGCTCGGAAAAGGAGATGCCGGCCAACCCCTTCGAGATCGAGGAGGCCAAGCACGAGGGTGTCAAGTTCAGATTCCTGACCGCGCCCACCCGGGTGATCGCCTGCACCCAAACAGAGGGCGGCGGGTTGATCTGCCAGAAGATGGAACTGGGCGAGCCCGACGCCTCGGGGCGTCGCCGCCCGGTGCCCCAGGCCGGCTCTGATTACAAGGTGGAGGCTGAGACCATCATCGCGGCCATCGGCCAGGCCCCGGACCTCTCCGTGCTGGGACAGAACCACGGGGTGGAGACCACCAAGTGGTCCACCATCAAGACCGACGAGCAGACCGGGGCCACCAATGTGCCGGGACTGTTCGCGGCCGGAGACCTGGTGACCGGCGCCGCCACGGTGGTGGAGGCCATCGGCGGGGCCCACCGGGCGGCCGAAGCCATCCACTCCTATCTGATAACCGGGCAGGCGGCCAAGCCTGTCAAGAACTTCAACATCACCAAGGGCAAGATCAACGAAGTGCCCAAGGAGCTTTTCGCCCACATCCCCAAGGCGGCCAAGGCCCAGATGCCGATGCTGCCCATCGCCCAGCGCCGGAACTTTGAGGAAGTGGAAAAAGGCTTCGTCTCCACCGTGGCCACGGACGAGGCCCGGCGCTGTCTGGAATGCGGCTGCGCCGACGTGGTGGAATGCAAACTGCGGGACTACGCCACCCAGTACCAGGCTTCGGTCAAGCGCTTCATGGGCGAGGTCAAGATACACCCCATCGACGAGAGCCATCCCTTCCTGGTGCGGGACCAGAGCAAGTGCATCCTGTGCGGCCGCTGCGTCCG
Proteins encoded in this window:
- a CDS encoding FAD-dependent oxidoreductase — encoded protein: MSEIKIQLNGKEVICDSSQTILQVAEKQGLDIPNMCHDQKLEPFGSCWVCLVEVKGARGFVPSCATKVYDGMVVDIDNQKIRAARQLALELLLSNHSGDCIAPCQATCPAGCDVQGYTALIANGMEAEAIKLIKDTLPLPASLGRVCPHPCETECRRNLVEEPVSICYLKRRAADFDLNSGKPYLPKIAPETGKKVAVVGAGPAGLSAAYYLRQKGHQVTIFEALPKPGGWLRYGIPQYRLPKEVLDQEIKTITDLGIEIKCEQTLNQDFTIDSLRKSYDAVFLGFGAHASTKMGVEGEQSDGVWDGIGFLKKLAMGQEIKIGRTVAVIGGGNTAIDAARTSLRLGAEEVSIVYRRSEKEMPANPFEIEEAKHEGVKFRFLTAPTRVIACTQTEGGGLICQKMELGEPDASGRRRPVPQAGSDYKVEAETIIAAIGQAPDLSVLGQNHGVETTKWSTIKTDEQTGATNVPGLFAAGDLVTGAATVVEAIGGAHRAAEAIHSYLITGQAAKPVKNFNITKGKINEVPKELFAHIPKAAKAQMPMLPIAQRRNFEEVEKGFVSTVATDEARRCLECGCADVVECKLRDYATQYQASVKRFMGEVKIHPIDESHPFLVRDQSKCILCGRCVRMCLEVVGASALGFVYRGFGTIVAPSLEKPFPESSCVSCGACIETCPVGALTERPRHLKPAPWEMPKTNSVCTFCGVGCGTEIHSKDGQAVKLTGNQESPASQGSLCFKGKFGFELIHSRERLAAPLVKQGRSHVPVEWKKVFNLINGDIDAIVKKHGPEAVGVLASGRTSLEEAEGLRSWAAKKGVTKFSSLVYSEGRALDQLEKILGGLNGKSYADLEKAQAILLVGSDPYSQHPVFGQILRQAAKKGVPVYILAEKSGPLAEIASGQFTVKAGGISSALNGALKALTASSNLAGFTEYKKGLAKITGAAALKDSGLKKAELEQLAQVLSQNKNMLIAFNAEAIDGETAKAIGNFLLLNETPENFIALRAKANLNGVDRFVTVPAAEIVKQMEKGVIKAAVLWNEDPLGSLPGGKKLGQALSKLEKLVAADLFLTETGKTADFVLPACAFAEQDGSFINSEGRLQHFKQAIPPVCGMTSKQILSELGGTALPGMPAEKKGAKMFLAPEIKKTKPAKEGFSSDLLEKMVWELKKKEGLLKE
- the nuoF gene encoding NADH-quinone oxidoreductase subunit NuoF; amino-acid sequence: MAALKDEIKKRKLNVALAETGCVGMCYREVLLDVYDKGGNLFTYGNMTPERLPRFVDEHLAKHQPVTDWLVRAHNQSLPDDSFYAKQKRIVLRNCGVFNPESIQDYMDHQGYQALEKALKTMTPEQVIKEVLDSGLRGRGGAGFPTGRKWQFARDSKNDKKYIICNGDEGDPGAFMDRSVLEGDPHNVMEGMLIAAYAIGAQEGYLYVRAEYPLAVQRLKLAITEAKKKGLLGKNIMGTGFNFEMKIKEGAGAFVCGEETALMASIEGKRGMPKLRPPFPAVSGLWGKPTNINNVETYANVPWIILNGGAAFAALGTEKSKGSKVFALAGQIVRGGLVEVPMGITVREIIYEVGGGIKGGRQFKAVQMGGPSGGCIPAALADTVIDYDSVTQTGAIMGSGGMVVMDDTTCMVDIARFFLDFTQKESCGKCTFCRVGTKRMLEILDRITKGKGVEGDIELLLELADKIKVSSLCGLGQTAPNPVLTTIKYFRDEYEAHIKQKKCPAHSCKELLTYEIIAEKCVGCTACARVCPSSCIAGAVKKPHTIDQAKCVKCGSCVAKCKFDAIRVS
- a CDS encoding WG repeat-containing protein, which encodes MTGLKRTLWGGLSLLSMGSLLWAQPQAGPKALFPVNQQGKFGYIDQQGRVVIEPNYDWAFDLSEGLALVNISGTKNEYGFVVGGKWGYLSPDGEMAVTPQYDDAKNFSEGLALVNVGGKTIETGMISGGKRGFIDKTGKTVIEPVYEDARSFSEGLALVRQNDKYGFIDQSGKVIVPFQYQDAMSFSGGRALVKLGDRWGFINKNGEAVIPPVYHGARSFVNGFAIVQTEGKFGFIDSLGRVVVAQHYDDAGNFYQGLAAVKLNGRWGYVDTAGQRIITPKYAAASGFCEGLACIRIGGKRGYINRAGRMAIAPRFDGAMDFSEGLALVNLGGRMNENGIIQGGKWGYINKAGQTVIKPRFDYAWDFKHGLAMVNMGGKMNSYGNTEGGTWGYIDRTGKYVWKSGE